The following proteins come from a genomic window of Takifugu rubripes chromosome 11, fTakRub1.2, whole genome shotgun sequence:
- the ptx3a gene encoding pentraxin-related protein PTX3 encodes MLLWSLPRTVCVLSVCVCLALTYEDDDIEVNYADTYYNEITEEDTPVPTSSPPPCGSPDLNKWDKMFSMLENSQMRENMLLQYADDIIKVEIGSLRGEMLRFIAQYGGSCGAAVETAGRRMVLQLENRLRESLERIRLKEQNSAAARNSIGNSNHLEATLQQLISTVQTQANRLAKLETSCFSSPGTGMGMNSKRSLLPEGGAAEILEQEVASHQAALNGLQAALLQVRVGLAEVLSSSQQRYLPAGCEMALLFPMRSRRIYTAVAPEVPLALSAFTVCMWVKPTAASSKTVLLSYGDRHNSFEIQLLLAHTSALITIGGEAHLVEARGVVKSGGTEDWIHLCGTWSSEQGLASLWADGKKVVTTTGVAEGHVLPDGGSFQLGQERSGCCLPNQGNEYRVPGFEAGFEPKLAFTGKMTGVNMWSRVLSGEEISQLALREGRGCGQRGNIVAWGVTEMVPHGGAQFVN; translated from the exons atGCTACTGTGGAGTCTCCCCAGAACAGTGTGTGTcctgtcggtgtgtgtgtgcctggctCTCACCTACGAGGACGACGATATTGAGGTCAATTACGCTGACACCTACTACAATGAAATCACAGAGGAGGACACGCCAGTCC ccacatCAAGCCCACCCCCCTGCGGCTCTCCAGACCTCAACAAATGGGACAAGATGTTCTCTATGCTAGAGAATAGTCAGATGAGGGAGAACATGCTGCTCCAGTAtgcagatgacatcatcaaggTGGAGATTGGATCACTGCGGGGAGAAATGCTCAG GTTCATAGCCCAGTATGGTGGCTCCTGTGGGGCTGCAGTAgagacagcaggaagaaggatGGTTCTGCAGCTGGAAAATCGCCTCAGAGAATCCCTGGAGCGCATCCGACTGAAAGAGCAGAACTCGGCTGCTGCTCGAAATTCCATTGGGAATTCGAACCACCTCGAGGCCACGTTGCAGCAGCTCATTTCCACGGTACAAACACAAGCCAACCGACTCGCCAAGCTGGAAACCAGTTGTTTCAGCAGCCCAGGAACTGGGATGGGGATGAACTCAAAACGATCTCTGCTCCCAGAGGGGGGAGCGGCCGAGATCCTGGAGCAAGAGGTCGCATCTCATCAGGCGGCCTTGAACGGGCTCCAGGCTGCACTGCTCCAGGTGAGGGTGGGTCTGGCTGAGGTGCTGAGTTCATCGCAGCAGAGATACCTCCCTGCAG GATGTGAGATGGCACTCCTCTTCCCCATGCGTTCTCGACGGATCTACACGGCCGTGGCACCAGAAGTCCCGCTTGCCCTCTCTGCCTTTACTGTCTGTATGTGGGTGAAGCCAACCGCTGCCTCCAGCAAAACGGTGCTTTTGTCCTATGGGGACCGCCACAACTCTTTTGAGATCCAGCTGCTTCTCGCTCACACATCGGCACTCATCACCATTGGAGGAGAAGCCCACCTGGTAGAAGCGCGTGGCGTGGTCAAATCAGGGGGAACAGAAGACTGGATCCATCTGTGTGGGACCTGGTCGTCAGAACAAGGTCTGGCGTCCCTGTGGGCTGATGGGAAAAAGGTGGTCACCACAACTGGAGTGGCAGAGGGACATGTTTTACCGGATGGGGGCTCATTCCAGCTGGGGCAAGAACGGAGTGGCTGCTGCCTCCCAAATCAAGGCAATGAGTACAGGGTACCGGGGTTTGAGGCGGGATTTGAGCCAAAGTTGGCATTCACAGGGAAGATGACAGGGGTCAACATGTGGAGCAGGGTTCTGTCAGGGGAGGAGATATCCCAGCTAGCTCTGAGAGAGGGGCGGGGCTGCGGGCAGCGGGGAAACATCGTGGCGTGGGGAGTGACGGAGATGGTTCCACACGGAGGCGCACAGTTTGTCAACTGA